In Mesorhizobium sp. M9A.F.Ca.ET.002.03.1.2, the DNA window TGACGAACTTCCCGACGGGAAGGGCTTTCTGCATGTCTACGATACTGCGTATCCGCTGGGCGATCGTGCCCAAAACCGCGCCTCGACCTCTGATCAACTGCAATCGCTGCGGCGCCTTCAAGGCTTATCTCTGCAGCGGGAAATTCCGCGTCAACGCCAACGGCAAACGCATCGATGCGTGGCTGATCTACCGCTGCGTCGATTGCGACAATTCCTGGAATTTCGGCATTCTGGAGCGGTGCAATCGCCACGACATCGAGCCTGCGCTGCTGCGGGCGCTCGAAAGCAACGACCCGGCGCTAGCGCGTTGCCATGCTTTCGATACCGTGGCGCTGCGCAACAGGATCGGGCGCGTCGAGGAATTTCCCGAAGCCGCCGTCCATAAGGAGGTGCTCGGCGACATTCCGGAAAGCATCACGGCTCTCGAACTCCAGCTCGGGCTCGAATTGCCGACAGCGCTACGGCTCGACCGGCTGCTCGCCAGCGAACTCGGTATCTCACGATCGCGGCTTCAGGCTTGGGAAGGGAAGCGGCGGCTGGTCGTCGATCCGCACGATGCCAAAGCCCTGCGCAAGCCGGCCCGGACGGGAACGGTGATCCGCATCGATCTGGCCGGCGAATCCGATCTGGAAGCCATTATCTCGGCTGCCGGCGGATGAAGTAAAAAGGGAGGAAGCACGCGCGTGCTCCCTCCCTCATATTCGCTAAGGAAAAGTGGCTTACGCTGCGCCGACCACTTTCGCCGACTTCTCGAAGCGCTTGCGCTCGTTCGGGTCGAGATAAAGCTTGCGCAGCCGGATGGTCTTCGGCGTCACCTCGACCAGCTCGTCGTCCTGAATCCAGGCCAGCGCGCGTTCCAGCGTCATGCGAATCGGCGGCGTCAGCTTCACCGCCTCATCCTTGCCGGCGGCGCGGATGTTGGTCAGTTTTTTCCCCTTGAGGACATTGACCTCAAGGTCGTTGTCGCGGGAATGGATGCCGATGATCATGCCTTGATAAACCTTGACGCCCGGGTCGATGACCATCGGGCCGCGGTCTTCCAGGTTCCACATGGCATAGGCCACCGATTCACCCTGTTCGTTGGAGATCAGCACGCCGTTGGTACGGCCCGGCAGCTCGCCCTTGTAGGGCTGATAGGCATGGAACAGCCGGTTCATGACAGCAGTGCCGCGCGTATCGGTCAACAGTTCCGACTGGTAGCCGATCAGGCCGCGCGTCGGCGCATGGAAGACGATGCGCTGGCGGTTGCCGCCTGAGGGGCGCAATTCGACCATCTCGGCCTTGCGCTCCGACATCTTCTGCACGACGACGCCGGCATGCTCCTCGTCGACGTCGATAACGACTTCCTCGACCGGCTCGAGCAATTCGCCATTGTCGCCCTGCTGCATGACGACGCGCGGCCGCGATACGGCGATCTCAAAACCTTCGCGGCGCATCGTCTCGATCAGCACGGCAAGCTGCAACTCGCCGCGTCCGGAGACGAAGAACGAATCCTTGTCCGGCGATTCCTCGATCTTCAGCGCGACATTGCCCTCGGCCTCGCGCAGCAGGCGGTCGCGGATGACGCGGCTGGTCACCTTGTCGCCCTCGGTGCCGGCCAGCGGCGAATCGTTGACGAGGAACGACATTGTGACCGTCGGCGGATCGATCGGCTGCGCATGCAGCGGTTCGGTCACCGACGGGTCGCAGAACGTGTCGGCGACGGTGCCCTTCGACAGGCCGGCAATGGCGACGATGTCGCCCGCCTGTGCTTCGTCGATCGGCTGGCGCTCGAGCCCGCGGAAAGCCAGGATCTTCGAGATGCGGCCGGTTTCGACCTGGGTGCCGTCATGGTGCAGCACCTTGACCGCCTGGTTGGATTTCAACGTGCCGGATTCGATGCGGCCGGTGATGATGCGGCCGAGGAACGGATTGGCCTCCAGGATGGTGCCGATCATGCGGAACGGGCCGGGGTGGACGGTCGGCGCCGGCACATGCTTGATGACCAGATCGAACAGCGGCGACAAACCCTGGTCCTTAGGGCCTTCGGGGTTCTCCGAGACCCAGCCGTCGCGGCCGGAACCGTAAAGTATAGGGAAGTCGAGCTGCTCGTCGGTGGCGTCGAGTGCTGCAAACAGGTCGAACACCTCGTTGACCACCTCGACATGGCGGGCGTCCGGCCGGTCGATCTTGTTGATCACGACGATCGGCTTCAATCCGACCTTGAGCGCCTTGCCGACGACGAATTTGGTCTGTGGCATCGGCCCTTCGGCGGCGTCGACCAGCACGATGGCCGAATCCACCATCGACAGGATGCGCTCGACTTCACCGCCGAAATCGGCGTGGCCAGGGGTGTCGACGATGTTGATGCGGGTGTCCTTCCAGTCGACCGAGGTCGCCTTGGCCAGGATGGTGATGCCGCGTTCCTTTTCGAGATCGTTCGAATCCATGGCACGCTCGGCGACGCGCTGATTGTCGCGGAAGGAGCCGGACTGCTTCAAAAGCTGGTCGACCAGGGTGGTTTTTCCATGGTCGACGTGCGCGATGATCGCGATATTACGGAGTTTCATGTTCTGGTCTCGGGAGCGTTGCAGGCAGCAGGCCAAATGGCGCCGCCTCTTTCGGTTGCGCGGCTCATACAGGGTTTTTCGCAATTGCGAAAGAGGAGGCGTGTCACCAAATACTCATCAAATCTTAAGCATCTGGGTGTGAAATGATTTCGTTAACCAAGGCGGAACCTTTTCGAGGTCCGGGCAGTTCGAGCGTCATGACCGATCCAGTCATCAGATTCCGGCCGATCCTGTGGGCGGTCCTTGCGGTCCTCCTCGCAGCCGGCGCGGCACAGTCGGCCGCAACGCTCAGGGAGGCGCGGCCTGCCTTGCAATCCGACGCGCCGGCGGCAGAGCAGCTTTTTGCCGACGCACCTGACGGCGTCGACCCGATCGTGACCGGTCCGGTAAGCGCCGCCTTCAAGCAGCGCCAGCAAGACGCCGGCTGCGACAGCGCGGTGTGGCCGAAGATTCCGACGGTTTGCTATCCGGACTGACGATAGCGACTGCGGTCGTCCTTGCAAATACGCAAAATCAGTTCGTCTGCGATCCTTCACCCCCTCAGCCGGCGCATCCACCTCAGGCCGACTGCACCGGATCGAGCGTGACTTTGTAGAGTTCGTTGTCATCGCGATCCATCAGCCGCACCGTCATCTGTTCGGTGGCGCCGTCGATATCGACGAGGCCGAAGAACTGCAGCCCGGCTGAAGGCGGCACGTTCTGTCCTTGCTCTGCGGTCGGCGCCTTGATGAATCTCAGCTCCGGGCCGAAGGTCATGTCGAAATCGTTGGGGCCGAACGTGCCGGCATGGAGCGGACCCGAGACGAATTCCCAGAACGGGTTGAAATCCTGGAACTGCGCCTTGTCCGGATTGTAGTAGTGCGCCGCCGTGTAATGCACGTCGGCGGTCAGCCAGACGGTGTTGCTGATACCAGCGTTCTTTATGTAGCGAAGGAGGTCGGCAATTTCCAGCTCGCGGCCCTTGGCCGGGCCATTGTCGCCATTGCTGACCGCCTCGGCCCCAGCCTTCCCGGTGGCGTCGTTCCAGACGATGAGACCCAGCGGCATGTCGGCGGCAATGATTTTCCAGGTCGCGTTGGAATTTGCCAGTTCGCGCTTCAGCCACCTCGTCTGATGTTCGCCGAGAATGCGCGATTGCGGCGTCACCGTATCCTGCATGCCCGGGCCATTGGGGCCGCGATAGGAACGCATATCGAGGAAGAACACGTCGAGCAGCGGCCCGTAGGCTATTCTGCGATAGACGCGGCCAGGTTCTGATGGCTCGTAGCGGATCGTCGTCATTTCGTGGAAGGCGCGCGCCGCGCGTGCCGCCAGCATATGGATGGACTTTTCCGAATAGCGGTCGTCAGCGCTCAAATCCTTCGAATCCGACCAGTTGTTCACCACCTCGTGGTCGTCCCACTGGTAGAAGGTCGGGCAGATGGCGTTGAGCCCCAGCACGTTCCTGTCCATCATGTTGTACTTCCACTGACCCCGGTACTCGTCCAGCGTCTCGGCAACCTTGCGCTTTTCATCGATGAGGACGGTGTTTTTCCACTTGCCACCGCCGGGAAGATCGACCTCGTCCTTCATCGCGCCGTCGGCATAGATGGTGTCGCCGGAGTGCAGGAAGAAATCGGGCGTATGCTTGCCGATCGTGGCGTAGGTCTTCATGCCGGTCTCATCGATGCCCCAGCCCTGGCCGGCGGTGTCGCCTGACCAGGCGAACCGGATGTCGCGTTTCGAAGCTGGCGCCGTACGGAAGCGGCCGACGATCGGCTCGGAGACAGCGTTGATGTCGGCGAGATCGGCAGCGACCATGCGGTAGAAGATGTCCTGATCGGAGGCGAGGTCGGTGAGCAGCCGCTTCACCGTGTAATCGCTGGCAGGCGACGTATCGAGCGGCGCAAGACGAACGGCGTTGGCGAAATTTTCGGTCGACGACACTTCGAACATCACGCGCGACGGGCGATCGGTGCGCGTCCAGACCATGCCGCTGGTGGCGTCGACGTCGCCGGATTGGACACCATGGGTGAAGGCCGGCCGCTGATTGGCGCGGGAATAGTAGGGAAGCGCGAGGCCCGAGGCGCCGACGAGGCCAACGGCGCTTGCCGAAGCGACGAAAGCGCGCCGCGTCATCGAAATTGTGTTCATGGCTGTCTCCTGGATGGCGTTGAACGTCCGCCGCCAAGCTCCAGCGTCAATGTTTCAGGCGCATCTCGAAATCATGAAGGTTTTGTTACAACCAACAGGCAGAAAACGTCATGGCGAACGGGGCAGCCTGATCGTCAGGCCGCCCTTTTTGAAGTTTCGGCCGCGAAGGTGTGTTGAGATTCAGGTCAGGCCGGCCTCACCTGAATATCAGCACGCCTTAAGCCGCCTGCGGTTCCGGCTCGAAGGCTGGCCGGCTGGTGTTGATCAACAGCGAGATGCAGGCTGCGGCTATTGCCGTCATGCCGGCGATGAGGAAGGCAAGTTCGTAATTACCCTGCAACTCGCGCATGGTGCCGCCGAAGAGGGCGGCGGTCGCAGCGCCCACCTGATGACCGGCGACGATCCAGCCGAAGACGATCGGCCCGCTGCGGTCGCCGAACGCCTCATTCGACAGCCTGAGCGTCGGCGGCACGGTGGCGATCCAGTCCAATCCATAGAGCACGGCGAAGATGATCAGGCTGGTCGACGAGAAACCGGAATAAGGCAGATAGATCAGCGACAGGCCGCGGATCGCATAATAGACGCCGAGCAGCTTGCGCGGGTCGAAGCGGTCGGTGAGCCAGCCCGACAACGTCGTGCCGATCAGGTCGAAGATGCCCATCAGCGACAACAGACCGGCGGCTTGCACTTCGCCGATACCCATGTCGCCACAGAACGCGATCAGGTGCGTGCCGACCAGTCCATTGGTGGTGAAGCCGCAGATGAAGAAGGTGGCGAACAGATACCAGAACACGCGTGTGCCGGCGGCGCGGCGCAGCGTGTTGAGCGTGTGCATCAGGAAATTGCCCTGCAAGGCCGGCGGAACCGGTGGCACGTCGTCGGCCTCGGCGCCGTAGCGTACCATGCCGATCGAGGCCGGACGCTCCGGCACCAGCAGATAGACCAGCGGCACCAGGCAAGCGGTGGCAACCGCAATGGCAATGGCGACCGGCTTCCAGCCGCCCGACTGGGCGAGCGCGGCAAGCAGCGGCAGGAACACCAGCAGGCCGGTGGCGGCGGAGGCCGACATCAGTCCCATCACCAGGCCGCGATTGGTCTTGAACCAGCGGTTGACGATGGTGGCGCCAAGCACCGTGGCGACTGCGCCCGAACCGACGCCGGAAAACACGCCCCAGGTGAGAAGCAGGTGCCACGGCTCGGTCATCAACAGGCTGAGCGCGGTCGAGCCCGACATCAGCAACAGCGCCGCCAGCAGCGTGCGGCGCAGCCCGACCCGTTCCATCAAGGCCGCGGCAAACGGTCCGGTCAGACCGTAGAGGAAGATGCCTATGGCCGCGGCGAGCGAGACGACGTCGCGCCGCCAGCCGAAACTGTCCTCCAGCGGCAGCATCATGACGGCGGGCGCCGATCGCAGGCCCGCCGCGATCAGCAGGCAGAGGAAAATGACGGCGACCACGACGAAAGCGTAGCGCTGGCCAAACGGACGGGATTGGACTATCATGTTACTGACCGGTACGTTGCAGATGGGTCAGAGGTATACGTACCGATCGGTAACATTGTCAACCGGGCAACGCCATGTCGAGAATGAAAAGCATTGAACCGACGATCAACGCGGATGATGCGGCGCCACCACCCCGGGCCGCTCAGAAGATTCTTAGCGTGGCGCGTGACCTGTTCTACCGGCAAGGCATCAGGGCGATCGGCGTCGACGAGATCGTGCGGCGTGCCGGCGTCACCAAGCCCAGCCTCTACCGCAGTTTTCCGTCCAAGGACGAGCTGGCCGCTTCCTATCTCCGGCAATACGACCTCGAGTTCTGGGGCCGCTTCGAAGAGGCGGTGGCTGCACATCCCGGCGATCCGCGCGCGCAGATCGCCGCCTTCCTGACCCGCGTTGGCAAGCGCACGCAAAAACCCGACTATCGCGGCTGCGGCATGACCAATGCGGCCGTCGAATATCCCGAACGCGGCCATCCGGCCCGCGTGGTGAGCGAGGCCAACAAGCAGGAATTGCGCCGCCGCCTGCGCACCATGGCCGCCGCGATGGGCGCCGCCGACGCCGACACGCTGGGCGACGGGCTGCTGCTCCTGATCGAGGGCGCCTATATCAGCGGGCAACTGTTCGGGCTCGGCGGGCCGGCGCAATCGGTGGCCCGCAACGCCGACCTGCTGATCGAAGCGAGCTTGAAGAAATAGCGTTTGACGATACGCTACGGCAGCCCGAAACGGAGTTGTCCGCATGCGTGCCATTCTGATCCCGCTTGCTCTCGCCGGTCTCTGTCAGGCTGCCCAGGCCGGCGACGTTTCCAGCGCCTACACCGATCTCGACGGGAAGAAAGACTGCGTCACCTATGCGCAGGCTGAGGAAGGCGACGGCGACTGGGCCAATCTCGCCTGTTCGGGCTATCGCGGCTACCCGGTGCTGATCGCTTACGACGATGCTCGCGAATCGCTGTTCTACGGGTTTCCGTCCAGCGACATGACCGAGGTCTGGGAAAGCTTTATCGGCTTCAATTCGGCTGGACCCAGGATCGAGTGGCGCATCGAGACGAATGGCGATCGCGCCGTTCCTTTCGCGGTCATCCACCGTCGGTCGATCAGCAATCCCGAAGACGAGAACAAACCGACCGAAGTGCTGGTCGTTGCCAAGGTGGCCCAGCCGGAGACCTATGAGGGCTGCACAGTCGGCCTGGTGCTGGCCACAGGCGACCCCAGTGCCAACGACCAGGCACGCAAGCTCGCCGACGAGAAGGCGCGGACCTTTGCCTGCGGCAAGGATATGCGGATAACGATGGGCGCGGTGCCCGCTTTTGGGCGCGTCGACAATTGAGACCCAACGTACATTGCTTCGGTCACCGTACGCTTTCGTCATCCTCGGGCGTAGCAGGAGCGAAGCGACGTCGCGGAGACCCGAGGATCCATGCCGTAACGAAGTCCGAAGAGCGCAGCGGTGCAGAATTCTGTTCCGCCGCGCATATCTCGGCGTCACGGCATGGATACCAGGGTCTCCGCGACGCCGCTTTGCGGCTGCTCCGCCCTGGTATGACGAAGCTAAGGGGCGTCACCGAACCCACTTGGGCCGTACCGGGTCCAATCCGCGGAGCCCAATGGATCGCTACTTCGCCGCCTTGGCCCGCTCGATCGCCTCGACGATCATCTTCTTGGCGTGAGCGGCACCGTGCCAGCCCTCGATCTTGACCCATTTGCCGGGTTCGAGATCCTTGTAGTGTTCGAAGAAATGCTGCACCTGGTCGCGCGTGATATCCGGCAGCTGCGTGTATTCGGTGACGTTCTCGTAGCGTAGCGTCAGCTTGGGCGAAGGCACCGCGATGATCTTCTCGTCCAGGCCGGCATTGTCTTCCATGATCAGCACACCGATCGGCCGCACATTGATGACGCAGCCCGGCACCAGCGCGCGCGTGTTGCAGACCAGCACGTCGATCGGGTCGCCGTCACCAGACAGCGTGTGCGGCACGAAGCCGTAATTGCCGGGATAGCGCATCGAGGTGTGCAGAAAGCGGTCGACGAACAGCGTGCCGGCCTCCTTGTCCATCTCGTATTTGATCGGCTCGCCGCCGATCGGCACCTCGATGATGACGTTGACGTCCTCCGGCGGGTTCTTTCCGGTGGCTATGGCTTGGATACGCATGGCTTTGTCCCTCTTTCGATTGGAGACCGATAGCGGGCGGCGGCGCATGGTGCAATGCGGCGAATGGTGCTGAGGCAGACTGAAAGCCTATGGAGAGGAATACCGGGCCGTCATTCCCAGACGAAAGCGACCTTCTTCAGCGCCTTCTGCTCGAAGATCTCGACGCCCTCGGCGACATCGCGGCCGCCGGCGCCGGCATAGAAGGCGAGCGCGCCCTGGTTGTCCTCCAGCGCCCACACCACCATGCCTTTCAGGCCGTGATCCGCCAGTCGCGCCCGTGCGGCTGAGAATAGCCGGCTGCCGAGCCCGATGCCCTGATATTCCGGGCTGAGGTAAAGTTCGTAGATCTCGCCCTGCTGCCTGAGTTCTCGGGCGCGGTTCTTGCCGATCGTGGCATAGCCGGCGATCTTGCCGCCGATCTCGACGACCAGGACGGTGGCGGCGCGGCGGATGGCATTCGCCCACCAGGCGGCGCCGCGGCGGTTGATCATCGACGTCAGCGTGCGATGCGGAATGATGCCGGCATAGGCGCCGCGCCAGGCCTGCTGGTGCACGTCGGCTATTGCATCCGCGTCGCGCGGCTCGGCTTTCCTGATGTCGATGCTCAGCGTGTTCATAATTGGTTAACCATAAACCGGCACCGCCCGAATGCAAGAGTCCGGTCAGCCGGTGCGATGCTTTCGCACAGGCGATCGACAGGCCCGCAGAGATGCTGTCAGGGCACGTTTGGAATCGACTCAAATCTCGACCAGATGATCGTCGAGCTCGTTGCTGTCGCCGGAAGAGACCGGGAAGTGTTCGGCCAGCACCGCGCCCGTCGCTTCGATCGCCTTGACGAAGCCGTCGGCGAGACGATCGTCACCGGCATGGGCGGTCAGGTCGCGGACGACGCCGTCCCAGACATCCTGGCCAACTTGGGCGTCGATGCCGCTGTCGGCGACCACCTCGGCGTAGCGCTCGGCGATCGAGACGAAGACCAGCACGCCGGTGCGTGCCGTGGTGCGGTGGACGTTGCGGGCGAGGAACTGCTTTATCGCATTGGCGTGCGCGGCCTGGTAGCGCAGCCGCCTCGGCACCAGATGGATGCGCAAGCCGGGCAGTGCCCACAACAGGACAAGCACGCTGACCAGCGCCAGAAGCTGGGCGATGACGAAATGCGGCACGCGGATCGACAGCCACCAGGCTTCCAGCCCATAGGCGACGGCAAGGCTGACGAAAAACATGGCCAGCGTCGCCATGAAGGCGGCCGGGAAGAAATAGCCGTCGCTGGCATGCGCCACCACGCAGTAGATTTCGCCGTCGGTCCTTGATTCGGCGGCGCGGATCGCTTCGGCGATGCGGTCATGATCCTCGGCGGTGATCGGTCGTGTTGCCATGTCGTGTCTCACCAGCTTCCTGAAGAACCGCCACCACCGGACGAGCCGCCGCCACCCGAAAACCCGCCGCCGGAACGGCCCGATGACCAGCCGCTGCCAGTACCGGTTGTCCAGGCGCCGCCCGAGGACGAGGAACGCCCTTGGCCATAACGGAATGTCATGCCCAGCCATTTATACACGCCCGGCGACAGCTTTGTGCCGAAGATCGGCGGCAGGAACGCCATCGCCAGGCCGCCCAAAAACAGCGTCGCCCACACGATGATGAACAGCACGACGATGGGATCGACGGAATTGCTGTCGGCCGAGTTGCGTTCGCCGCGCGCTTCCAGCTCCTCCGGATTGCCTTCCAGCACCATGACCATGTCGTCGACGGCCTTGGCTATACCGCCGGAGAAATCGCCGGCGCGGAAGGCCGGCACCATGTCGTTTTCGATGATCAGCTTGGTGTGCAAGTCGGTCAGCGTGCCTTCCAGCCCGTAGCCGACCTCGATGCGCATCTTGCGGTCGTTCTTGGCGACCAGCAAAAGCACGCCATTGTCCTCGCCGGCCTGGCCGAGCTTCCAGGCGCGGAACAGCCGGTTGGCATAGGGTTCGATCGCCTCGCCATCGAGGCTGGAAACCGTCGCGACGACGATCTGGTCCGAGCCCTTGGCCTCGAAATCCGCGAGCTTCTGGGTCAATGCCGCCTTGGTCGCGGCATCGATGATGCCGGCATTGTCGACGACCCGTCCGGTCAGAGCAGGCAGTTCGGCGGCGAGAGCGGTGAAGCCGACAAGCAGCAGCACCGCCATGGCCACCAAGGCAGCGCCGATCGCCGTGGTGAAGCGGCCGGAACTCGGTGGACGGATGGCGCGTCTTGTCATCTCGTCACCAGCTTCCCGATGAGCCGCCGCCGCCGGACGAGCCTCCGCCGCCGGAAAAGCCGCCACCGCCTGAGGACCAGCCTCCCCCACCCGAAGACCAGCCTCCGCCACCGGATGAGCGCCGGCTCGGCTCGAAGGTCATGCCCAGCCAGCGATAGCGGCCAGGACCGATCTTCTTGCCGAAGATCGGCGGCAGGATGGAGGCGGCGATGCTGCCGAAGAAGATGATTGCCCAGATGCTTATGAAGATCGCAAAGAACAGGTCGTCGGTGTTGAACGGCGGCTGCTGGTTGCGTTCGCCGCGCGCTTCCAGCTCTTCCGGATTGCCTTCCAGCACCATGACCATGTCGTCGACGGCCTTGGCTATGCCGCCCGGGAAATCGCCGGCGCGGAAGGCCGGCACCATGTCGTTTTCGATGATCAGCTTGGTGTGCAGGTCGGTCAGCGTGCCTTCCAGCCCGTAACCGACCTCGATGCGCATCTTGCGGTCGTTTTTGGCGACCAGCAAAAGCACGCCATTGTCCTCGCCAGCCTGGCCAAGCTTCCAGGCGCGGAACAGACGGTTGGCGTAGGGTTCGATCTCCTCGCCGTCGAGGCTGGAAACCGTCGCGACGACGATCTGGTCGGAGCTCTTGGCCTCGAAATCGGCGAGCTTCTGGGTCAGCGCCGCCTTGGTCGCGGCATCGATGACGCCGGCATTGTCGACGACCCGCCCGGTCAGGACAGGCAGTTCGGCGGCAAGAGCGGTGAGGGAGAGGAAAAGAAGGCATAAAATGACGTACAGAAATGCTAGGCTGGCGTTCCGTCGCGCCCCCCTCTGCCCTGCCGGACATCTCCCCCACTTGGGGGGAGAACGGCTGTCACGACTGTTTTCGCCAATCTCCAACGTTGCAGGATGGGCGGTGAGGCCAAAGCTGCCAATCTCCCCCTTGTGGGGGAGATGCCCGGTAGGGCAGAGGGGGGCGCGACGGAGTGCAAGGCCAAAAGGGACCACGCTCACCAGCTGTTCTTCATCCGCCCTGCTTGGCGCCGAAATCGACCTTCGGCGTCTGCATCTTGTCTTCCTCGATGGTGAAGTTCGCGAACGGCTGATTGCCGCGGAACCACAAGGTCGCCCAAATCACCGACGGGAAGGTCCTCAGCGTCAAATTATACTCCCTCACCGCCTCGATGTAGTCGCGGCGGGCGACCGCGATGCGGTTCTCGGTGCCTTCGAGCTGCGCCTGCAGCGCCAGAAAATTCTGGTTGGCCTTGAGGTCGGGGTAATTCTCCACCACGGCCAGCAGCCGCGACAGCGCGCTGGTCAGGCCGGCTTGGCTGTCCTGGAATTTCTTGAAGGCTTCCGGATCGCTCAGCGTTTCCGGCGTCACCGTGACCTGCGTCGCCTTGGCGCGCGCCTCGACCACGGCATCGAGCGTATCCTTCTCGTGCGCAGCATAGCCCTTGACCGTCTCGACCAGGTTGGGGATGAGATCGGCGCGGCGCTGGTACTGGTTCAGCACCTGGCTCCATGCCGCCTTGGCGTTCTCCTCCGCTGTCGGGATGGTGTTGTAGCCGCAGCCGGCAAGCAGCGGCAACAGTATGGCCATCATCAGCAAGGCCGGCAGGTTACGGAAGGCGAAAGGGGAGGAAAGGCGCTGGGCAAGCATGGTAAGGTCCCTCGGTATGACTGGCAGGCGAAGCATTACCACAATCCGCACGCAAGAACATGACCTCCGCCCGGGAGCGTTACTGGTTCTCCATCATTCACTGCCAGGCCCTGTGATTGACTGGGCGAACGGGTTAAAGTCGCCGCGAAAACAGGACATCGCCATGGCGGGACGCCAGGACAACCACAGCGAATCGCGCCGCATCATCGAGCGTGTGGCACGCGAGACCGACCCGGGCGGCACCTCGTTCATGGCGCGGACCGCGAAGGGCGCGCGCGATCACGTCGCAGCGGCGGATGCCGACCAGTCGGACCCGATCGAATATTGGGGCACTCGCATCGGCCGGGCGCTGGGGCTCATTATCGCCATCGGCCTGTTGATCTGGCTCGTGCTTTTCGTCATCCAGAGTTAGGACCCCCGTGAGCACCGAAGAACACGACGCGCCGCGCGCGGTCATCGTCATTTCCAGCCATGTCGCGCGCGGCTCGGTCGGCAACCGCGCCGCCGTCTTTGCGCTGGAGACGCTGGGCTTTCCGGTATGGGCGGTGCCGACCGTCATCCTGCCCTGGCATCCAGGTCATGGACGGGCGACGCGCATCGTGCCGCCGCTCGACCAGTTCAAGGCGCTGATGGCCGATCTCGAGCGCGCGCCGTGGCTGGGCGAGGTCGGCGCGGTGCTGTCGGGCTATCTCGGCGAAGGCGGCCAGGCGGACGCCGTCGCCTCGCTGGTCGGCGCGGTCAAGGCGAAGACGCCGGATGCCCTTTATATCTGCGATCCGGTGATGGGCGATTCGGGCGGACTCTATGTGCCGGAGACCACCGCCATCGCCATGCGCGACCGGCTGATGCCGATCGCCGACATCGCCACCCCCAACCGCTACGAGCTGGAATGGATGGCGGGAGCGCCGCTGCCTGACCTGAAATCGGTGATGGCGGCCGCCCTTCATGCCGGGCCGCCGACCATGCTGGTCACCTCGGCGCCGGCGATGATGGCCGGCGGCACCGGCAATCTGCTGCTCAACGGCAACCAGGCGCTGCTGGCCGAACATCGCCTCATCGACGAGCCGCCCAACGGGCTCGGCGACCTGACGGCGGCCGTCTATCTGGCCCGCATCCTGTCCGGCCAGCCGGCGATCAAGGCACTGCAGTCGACCACGGCGG includes these proteins:
- a CDS encoding DUF1062 domain-containing protein, with the translated sequence MSTILRIRWAIVPKTAPRPLINCNRCGAFKAYLCSGKFRVNANGKRIDAWLIYRCVDCDNSWNFGILERCNRHDIEPALLRALESNDPALARCHAFDTVALRNRIGRVEEFPEAAVHKEVLGDIPESITALELQLGLELPTALRLDRLLASELGISRSRLQAWEGKRRLVVDPHDAKALRKPARTGTVIRIDLAGESDLEAIISAAGG
- the typA gene encoding translational GTPase TypA; translated protein: MKLRNIAIIAHVDHGKTTLVDQLLKQSGSFRDNQRVAERAMDSNDLEKERGITILAKATSVDWKDTRINIVDTPGHADFGGEVERILSMVDSAIVLVDAAEGPMPQTKFVVGKALKVGLKPIVVINKIDRPDARHVEVVNEVFDLFAALDATDEQLDFPILYGSGRDGWVSENPEGPKDQGLSPLFDLVIKHVPAPTVHPGPFRMIGTILEANPFLGRIITGRIESGTLKSNQAVKVLHHDGTQVETGRISKILAFRGLERQPIDEAQAGDIVAIAGLSKGTVADTFCDPSVTEPLHAQPIDPPTVTMSFLVNDSPLAGTEGDKVTSRVIRDRLLREAEGNVALKIEESPDKDSFFVSGRGELQLAVLIETMRREGFEIAVSRPRVVMQQGDNGELLEPVEEVVIDVDEEHAGVVVQKMSERKAEMVELRPSGGNRQRIVFHAPTRGLIGYQSELLTDTRGTAVMNRLFHAYQPYKGELPGRTNGVLISNEQGESVAYAMWNLEDRGPMVIDPGVKVYQGMIIGIHSRDNDLEVNVLKGKKLTNIRAAGKDEAVKLTPPIRMTLERALAWIQDDELVEVTPKTIRLRKLYLDPNERKRFEKSAKVVGAA
- a CDS encoding alkaline phosphatase — protein: MNTISMTRRAFVASASAVGLVGASGLALPYYSRANQRPAFTHGVQSGDVDATSGMVWTRTDRPSRVMFEVSSTENFANAVRLAPLDTSPASDYTVKRLLTDLASDQDIFYRMVAADLADINAVSEPIVGRFRTAPASKRDIRFAWSGDTAGQGWGIDETGMKTYATIGKHTPDFFLHSGDTIYADGAMKDEVDLPGGGKWKNTVLIDEKRKVAETLDEYRGQWKYNMMDRNVLGLNAICPTFYQWDDHEVVNNWSDSKDLSADDRYSEKSIHMLAARAARAFHEMTTIRYEPSEPGRVYRRIAYGPLLDVFFLDMRSYRGPNGPGMQDTVTPQSRILGEHQTRWLKRELANSNATWKIIAADMPLGLIVWNDATGKAGAEAVSNGDNGPAKGRELEIADLLRYIKNAGISNTVWLTADVHYTAAHYYNPDKAQFQDFNPFWEFVSGPLHAGTFGPNDFDMTFGPELRFIKAPTAEQGQNVPPSAGLQFFGLVDIDGATEQMTVRLMDRDDNELYKVTLDPVQSA
- a CDS encoding MFS transporter, coding for MIVQSRPFGQRYAFVVVAVIFLCLLIAAGLRSAPAVMMLPLEDSFGWRRDVVSLAAAIGIFLYGLTGPFAAALMERVGLRRTLLAALLLMSGSTALSLLMTEPWHLLLTWGVFSGVGSGAVATVLGATIVNRWFKTNRGLVMGLMSASAATGLLVFLPLLAALAQSGGWKPVAIAIAVATACLVPLVYLLVPERPASIGMVRYGAEADDVPPVPPALQGNFLMHTLNTLRRAAGTRVFWYLFATFFICGFTTNGLVGTHLIAFCGDMGIGEVQAAGLLSLMGIFDLIGTTLSGWLTDRFDPRKLLGVYYAIRGLSLIYLPYSGFSSTSLIIFAVLYGLDWIATVPPTLRLSNEAFGDRSGPIVFGWIVAGHQVGAATAALFGGTMRELQGNYELAFLIAGMTAIAAACISLLINTSRPAFEPEPQAA
- a CDS encoding TetR/AcrR family transcriptional regulator, translated to MSRMKSIEPTINADDAAPPPRAAQKILSVARDLFYRQGIRAIGVDEIVRRAGVTKPSLYRSFPSKDELAASYLRQYDLEFWGRFEEAVAAHPGDPRAQIAAFLTRVGKRTQKPDYRGCGMTNAAVEYPERGHPARVVSEANKQELRRRLRTMAAAMGAADADTLGDGLLLLIEGAYISGQLFGLGGPAQSVARNADLLIEASLKK
- the ppa gene encoding inorganic diphosphatase; the encoded protein is MRIQAIATGKNPPEDVNVIIEVPIGGEPIKYEMDKEAGTLFVDRFLHTSMRYPGNYGFVPHTLSGDGDPIDVLVCNTRALVPGCVINVRPIGVLIMEDNAGLDEKIIAVPSPKLTLRYENVTEYTQLPDITRDQVQHFFEHYKDLEPGKWVKIEGWHGAAHAKKMIVEAIERAKAAK
- a CDS encoding GNAT family N-acetyltransferase codes for the protein MNTLSIDIRKAEPRDADAIADVHQQAWRGAYAGIIPHRTLTSMINRRGAAWWANAIRRAATVLVVEIGGKIAGYATIGKNRARELRQQGEIYELYLSPEYQGIGLGSRLFSAARARLADHGLKGMVVWALEDNQGALAFYAGAGGRDVAEGVEIFEQKALKKVAFVWE